A stretch of Oncorhynchus mykiss isolate Arlee chromosome 14, USDA_OmykA_1.1, whole genome shotgun sequence DNA encodes these proteins:
- the kdm2ab gene encoding lysine-specific demethylase 2A, producing MEDQNPRYSKRLRTGTRRRYQDDGISDDEIEGKRTFDLDEKLQSDRFNSYLVKHMDGKDFTFEYIQREGLRDPIVFEKKDGLGLEMPDSDFSVSDVKLFVGSRRMVDVMDVTTQKGIEMSMAQWRRYYETPPSERDKLYNVISLEFSHTKLENLVKRPASVDLIDWVDNMWPRHLKERQRDSTNSIIEMQYPKVQKYCLMSVQGCFTDFHVDFGGTSVWYHILRGGKVFWLIPPTPQNLELYENWVLSGKQGDIFLGDKAQDCQRIELKQGYTFMIPSGWIHAVYTPEDTLVFGGNFLHSFNIPMQLNIYNIEDRTRVPAKFRYPFYYEMCWYVLERYLYCLTNTSHLTPDFQKHSLGVGLTREDSENKLNGHVKNGTEEKKEGDNDKEEKEESETKVKMEESDDDSFPLPGATKPGVRVNLTPLELEGLWNLLGKLEELPTHKKCVPAGIRNAPALLHDIRALLEEHCNDDPMLSYTGKPIVKWPKRPSWYQPPPPSVVYRPRLAMPHKAVVPRPAKPTSISALRRRRVRCKHCAACQRKECGECNFCKDMRRFGGPGRMKKGCMMRQCLAPGLPNSAVCALCGAGQGKQECSDESPSSTTLMECSNCAQIAHPDCIKVPGEGRINKDLPSCWECPKCYQGKEGSSSESSSSEDSTASTGSLSTSNHAHREGIGDGEAGSGVRKGRRGRPPLTSSLSQRRAPPPSQRLLLQQQQNRKRAGALELRLRKRIKLERSKILQSKQTLSLERSPKLLCSQGLAHLQRGVSSRLRSPVGRLSRGRGSFRGSPFRSPTGARLQPHQPSLSLAPAGRGEGNRERGSGRGVRLRGGAAGRGRRGQRHGGAEEESDSSSSSSSSSTSSSSSSSSSGSDEERENGVRARRNKENRPQRRGRGAAKEDEEEEQSEESNQNGEEEMDEDGGEGGQAQTEPPVLVVSDLSDELMKGSYLTVTLQPSRAKRDPGAIVPKLEAAVAPRPAPPGQSCIQRKNLARPPLRNHAPDPYTAPSHSDTHTRGSSTHTRGSHPDERRMRPGRPERTDNSASSSSPVPPLRLPLSALQDGGREVANGGSEPGCEREVWVSVFRYLTRAELCVCMAVCKNWHKWSLDKRLWMRVDLSVSKSISPQALSGIIKRQPVTLDLSWTSISKKQLTWLINRLPGLKDLMLSGCSWSSISALSSPGCPLLRTLDLRWADGIKDGQIRDLLNPPGCDNRSQLRNMQSFRLAGLEISDSTLRLVIRHMPLLTRLDLSHCGGLTDQSINLLTAVGSSTRNTLTELNLGGCSKLTDSCLRYLRRLSCLSLLDLRECKSVSRKACEAFISELSVNTLYCLSEDKLIQRIS from the exons ATGGAAGACCAAAACCCTCGTTACAGCAAGCGCTTG CGTACAGGGACGCGGCGGCGCTACCAGGATGACGGGATCTCGGACGATGAGATTGAGGGGAAGAGGACGTTTGACCTGGATGAGAAGCTGCAGAGTGACAGGTTCAACTCTTACCTGGTTAAACACATGGATGGAAAAG ACTTCACATTCGAGTACATCCAGAGGGAGGGGCTGAGAGACCCTATCGTCTTTGAGAAAAAAGACGGCCTCGGATTAGA GATGCCAGACTCCGATTTCAGTGTGAGTGATGTCAAGCTGTTTGTAG GCAGTCGGAGGATGGTTGACGTTATGGATGTGACCACTCAGAAGGGCATCGAGATGTCCATGGCCCAATGGCGGCGGTACTACGAGACCCCGCCCTCGGAGCGAGATAAGCTCTATAACGTCATCAGCCTGGAGTTCAGTCACACCAAGCTGGAGAACCTGGTGAAACGACCCGCCTCG GTGGATTTGATAgactgggtggacaacatgtggccaaggcacctaaaggagagacagagagactcaaCCAACTCCATAATAGAAATGCAGTATCCCAAAGTGCAGAA gtACTGTCTGATGAGTGTTCAGGGCTGCTTCACAGACTTCCACGTTGACTTTGGCGGTACGTCGGTCTGGTACCACATCCTGCGGGGGGGAAAG GTGTTTTGGCTTATCCCGCCCACACCCCAGAACTTGGAGCTGTATGAGAACTGGGTGTTGTCAGGGAAACAGGGAGACATTTTCCTCGGGGACAAGGCCCAGGACTGTCAGAGGATAGAACTGAAGCAGGGATACACCTTCATGATCCCCTCcg GCTGGATCCATGCTGTGTACACCCCCGAGGACACACTGGTGTTTGGAGGAAACTTCCTCCACAGCTTCAACATCCCCATGCAGCTCAACATCTACAACATTGAGGACCGCACACGA GTCCCGGCTAAGTTCCGATACCCCTTCTACTATGAGATGTGCTGGTACGTGTTGGAAAGATACCTCTACTGCCTGACCAACACCTCCCACCTCACCCCCGACTTCCAGAAGCACTCACTTGGTGTTG GTCTGACCCGTGAAGACTCTGAGAACAAACTCAACGGCCACGTGAAAAATGGCACagaggaaaagaaagagggagacaatGATAAGGAAGAAAAGGAGGAAAGTGAGACCAAGGTCAAAATGGAAGAGTCTGATGACGATTCCTTCCCCCTTCCTGGTGCCACTAAGCCGGGGGTGAGAGTAAACCTGACTCCCCTGGAGCTGGAGGGGCTGTGGAACCTGCTGGGGAAGCTGGAGGAGCTGCCGACCCACAAAAAGTGTGTCCCCGCAGGCATCCGTAATGCCCCCGCCCTGCTCCATGACATACGG GCTCTTCTGGAGGAACACTGCAACGATGACCCCATGCTGTCTTACACCGGAAAGCCCATTGTCAAGTGGCCCAAGAGG cCCTCGTGGTACCAGCCCCCTCCCCCCTCAGTGGTATACCGTCCTCGTCTCGCCATGCCCCACAAGGCCGTGGTCCCGCGCCCTGCCAAGCCCACCTCTATCTCGGCTCTGAGACGGAGGCGCGTGCGCTGCAAACACTGTGCAGCCTGCCAGAGGAAGGAGTGCGGCGAATGCAACTTCTGCAAAGATATGAGGAGGTTCGGAGGACCCGGGCGTATGAAGAAGGGCTGCATGATGAGGCAGTGTCTCGCT CCTGGCCTGCCTAACTCAGCGGTGTGTGCTCTGTGTGGAGCGGGCCAGGGGAAACAGGAGTGTTCAGACGAAAGCCCCTCCTCCACAACCCTCATGGAATGCTCCAACTGTGCTCAGATCGCCCACCCCGACTGCATCAAG GTTCCTGGGGAGGGCAGGATCAACAAGGACCTGCCCAGCTGCTGGGAGTGTCCCAAATGTTACCAGGGCAAAGAAGGCTCCTCATCGGAG TCGTCCAGCAGTGAGGACAGCACGGCGTCTACAGGTTCTCTCTCTACGTCAAATCATGCCCACCGAGAGGGGATAGGAGATGGGGAGGCAGGCAGTGGGGTGAGGAAAGGACGACGTGGCAGACCCCCCCTGACATCCTCTCTGTCCCAGCGGAGAGCGCCCCCTCCCTCTCAGAGGCTGTTACTGCAGCAACAACAAAACAGGAAGAGAGCCGGAGCGCTGGAGCTACGACTCAGGAAGAGG ATCAAACTGGAGCGCAGCAAAATCTTACAATCG AAGCAGACGTTGTCTCTGGAGCGTTCTCCTAAGCTCCTGTGCTCCCAGGGTCTAGCCCACCTCCAGAGAGGGGTGTCCTCTCGCCTCCGCTCCCCTGTTGGCAGACTGTCCCGGGGCCGTGGGTCCTTCAGAGGCTCCCCTTTCCGCTCCCCTACAGGGGCTCGCCTCCAGCCCCACCAACCCTCCCTCAGCCTGGCCCCTGCAGGCAGGGGTGAGGGTAACAGGGagcgagggagtgggagaggagtaCGGCTCAGAGGAGGAGCagcagggagaggaagaagaggacagagacacggaggagcagaggaagagagtgatagcagcagtagtagcagcagcagcagcaccagcagcagtagtagtagtagtagtagtggtagtgatgaggagagggagaacgGCGTGCGGGCCAGACGGAACAAAGAGAACCGACCACAGAGACGAGGAAGAGGAGCAGCCAaagaagatgaggaagaggaacagaGTGAGGAGTCCAACCAAAACGGAGAAGAAGAGATGGATGAAGACGGGGGGGAAGGAGGACAGGCACAGACGGAGCCACCAGTCCTCGTAGTGTCGGACCTTAGCGACGAGCTCATGAAGGGCTCGTATCTCACAGTAACCCTACAGCCGTCGAGGGCCAAACGTGATCCGGGGGCCATTGTCCCAAAACTGGAGGCTGCAGTCGCCCCCCGCCCTGCCCCTCCCGGCCAGAGTTGCATCCAACGTAAGAACCTGGCCCGACCACCCCTCAGGAACCACGCCCCAGACCCTTACACTGCACCCtcgcactcagacacacacacccggggcagcagcacacacacacggggcTCCCATCCAGACGAGAGGAGAATGAGGCCAGgcagaccagagagaacagacaacagcgcttcctcctcctctcctgttcctcctctacGCCTCCCTCTGTCGGCTTTACAGGATGGGGGGAGGGAAGTGGCGAATGGAGGGAGCGAGCCGGGCTGTGAGAGGGAGGTGTGGGTATCTGTCTTCCGTTACCTGACTCGTGCCGAGCTCTGTGTCTGCATGGCCGTCTGCAAGAACTGGCACAAATG GAGCTTGGATAAGAGGCTGTGGATGCGGGTCGATCTGAGCGTGTCTAAATCCATCagtcctcaagctctgtcaggtatcATCAAACGCCAACCAGTCACCCTGGACCTCTCCTGGACCTCCATCTCCAAGAAACAACTCACCTGGCTCATCAACCGCCTGCCTg GGTTGAAGGATCtcatgttgtctggctgttcctGGTCTTCAATTTCGGCTCTTAGCTCGCCCGGTTGCCCCCTCCTGCGCACGCTGGACCTTCGATGGGCCGACGGGATCAAAGATGGACAGATCAGGGACCTGCTCAACCCACCAG gtTGTGATAACCGCAGTCAGCTGAGGAACATGCAGTCTTTCCGTCTGGCGGGGCTGGAGATCAGTGACTCTACTCTGAGGCTGGTGATCAGACACATGCCCCTGCTGACCCGTCTGGACCTGTCCCACTGTGGAGGCCTCACTGACCAGTCCATCAACCTGCTCACTGCTGTGGGCTCCTCCACACGCAACACACTCACCGAGCTCAACCTGGGGG GCTGCAGTAAGCTGACAGACTCGTGTCTGCGGTACCTCCGCCGGCTTTCCTGCCTCTCCCTGCTGGACCTGCGGGAATGCAAGAGTGTGTCCCGCAAAGCCTGCGAGGCCTTCATCTCTGAGCTGTCTGTCAACACTCTCTACTGCCTATCTGAAGACAAACTGATCCAGAGGATATCCTAG
- the stx3a gene encoding syntaxin-3a isoform X1: MKDRLEQLKATCDNDDEEVEIAIDNAAFMDEFFSQIEDIRNSIDKIDENVSEVKKLYSVILSAPTSDQKTQDDLEAVTNDIKKMANNARNKLKTIERNLESEEEERISADMRIRKSQHAVLSRKFVDVMTKYNEAQLDFRERSKGRIQRQLEITGKATTDEELEEMLEGGNSAVFTSGIMDSGISKQALSEIEARHKDIVRLESSIKELHDMFVDIAMLVESQGDIVNNIEAQVCKAQDHIAVAKTETKKAIRYQSKARKKMVIIVAVLVIVLAIVALIIGLSVGLKEK; this comes from the exons ACATGCGACAATGACGATGAGGAAGTGGAAATTGCTATTGACAATGCAGCTTTTATGGATGAGTTCTTCTCTCAG ATCGAGGACATCAGGAACAGTATTGATAaaattgatgagaatgtctctgAAGTCAAGAAGCTCTACTCAGTCATACTGTCTGCCCCCACATCAGACCAGA AAACGCAGGATGACTTGGAGGCTGTCACCAACGACATCAAGAAGATGGCTAACAACGCCCGCAACAAACTCAAAA CCATCGAGAGGAATCTggagtctgaggaagaggagaggatttCAGCCGACATGCGGATACGCAAATCACAG CATGCAGTGCTGTCCAGGAAGTTTGTAGACGTGATGACCAAGTACAACGAGGCCCAGCTGGACTTCAGGGAGAGGAGTAAAGGACGCATCCAGAGACAACTAGAGATCA CTGGTAAAGCTACGACAGACGAGGAGCTTGAAGAGATGTTAGAGGGTGGAAACTCAGCCGTTTTCACTTCAGGG ATCATGGACTCTGGGATCTCGAAGCAGGCTCTCAGTGAGATCGAGGCGCGACACAAAGACATTGTGCGTCTGGAGAGCAGCATCAAAGAGCTACATGACATGTTCGTGGACATCGCCATGCTAGTGGAGAGCCAG GGTGACATTGTAAACAATATAGAAGCTCAAGTGTGTAAAGCGCAGGACCACATAGCAGTGGCTAAGACTGAGACCAAAAAAGCCATCAGGTACCAGAGCAAAGCACGCAAG AAAATGGTGATAATAGTGGCAGTTCTGGTTATCGTGCTGGCTATAGTGGCTCTGATTATTGGGTTGTCGGTGGGATTGAAGGAGAAATGA
- the stx3a gene encoding syntaxin-3a isoform X2: MKDRLEQLKATCDNDDEEVEIAIDNAAFMDEFFSQIEDIRNSIDKIDENVSEVKKLYSVILSAPTSDQKTQDDLEAVTNDIKKMANNARNKLKTIERNLESEEEERISADMRIRKSQHAVLSRKFVDVMTKYNEAQLDFRERSKGRIQRQLEITGKATTDEELEEMLEGGNSAVFTSGIMDSGISKQALSEIEARHKDIVRLESSIKELHDMFVDIAMLVESQGDIVNNIEAQVCKAQDHIAVAKTETKKAIRYQSKARKKTIIIAVVCAVLAVLILAIILSQTVG; encoded by the exons ACATGCGACAATGACGATGAGGAAGTGGAAATTGCTATTGACAATGCAGCTTTTATGGATGAGTTCTTCTCTCAG ATCGAGGACATCAGGAACAGTATTGATAaaattgatgagaatgtctctgAAGTCAAGAAGCTCTACTCAGTCATACTGTCTGCCCCCACATCAGACCAGA AAACGCAGGATGACTTGGAGGCTGTCACCAACGACATCAAGAAGATGGCTAACAACGCCCGCAACAAACTCAAAA CCATCGAGAGGAATCTggagtctgaggaagaggagaggatttCAGCCGACATGCGGATACGCAAATCACAG CATGCAGTGCTGTCCAGGAAGTTTGTAGACGTGATGACCAAGTACAACGAGGCCCAGCTGGACTTCAGGGAGAGGAGTAAAGGACGCATCCAGAGACAACTAGAGATCA CTGGTAAAGCTACGACAGACGAGGAGCTTGAAGAGATGTTAGAGGGTGGAAACTCAGCCGTTTTCACTTCAGGG ATCATGGACTCTGGGATCTCGAAGCAGGCTCTCAGTGAGATCGAGGCGCGACACAAAGACATTGTGCGTCTGGAGAGCAGCATCAAAGAGCTACATGACATGTTCGTGGACATCGCCATGCTAGTGGAGAGCCAG GGTGACATTGTAAACAATATAGAAGCTCAAGTGTGTAAAGCGCAGGACCACATAGCAGTGGCTAAGACTGAGACCAAAAAAGCCATCAGGTACCAGAGCAAAGCACGCAAG AAGACAATCATTATAGCAGTGGTCTGTGCTGTGCTCGCTGTCCTCATCCTCGCCATCATCCTATCACAGACAGTAGGGTAA